The Zobellia alginiliquefaciens genome contains a region encoding:
- a CDS encoding L-rhamnose/proton symporter RhaT — translation MDTYLLAIVLILFASFFQGTFGLGMKHIAPLKWEAWWIVHTFTAMILFPMIWALIVIPNLFEIISQTARNTLFLAAFYGFLWGIGGILFGVSVEKTGISITYGIVMGLAASVGSIIPLFQIDGAFDQPSFPIILLGVALLLVGVAITAVAGVQRDKLHSNSSTTSKSIKVGVLIAVASGVLSAFLNIGFSNAAPVAAVAVNEYAIDTQDASLASWVVVLLGAFAMNGGYALYLFIKNKSWNAFAIPNKGKALRWAVVAGIFWFAALGVYGQGAALMGNLGPVVGWPILLGLALIISNIWGYREGEWKNAQKPFKILLGGLAVLIFAICILGYANY, via the coding sequence ATGGATACTTATCTATTGGCTATTGTTTTAATACTATTCGCCAGCTTCTTTCAAGGAACTTTTGGATTAGGAATGAAACATATAGCACCTTTAAAATGGGAAGCTTGGTGGATTGTCCACACGTTTACGGCAATGATATTGTTTCCCATGATTTGGGCTCTAATTGTTATCCCTAACCTATTTGAAATCATTTCCCAAACAGCTAGGAACACTTTGTTCCTAGCTGCGTTTTATGGTTTTTTATGGGGTATTGGAGGTATTCTGTTTGGGGTTAGTGTTGAAAAAACCGGTATATCCATTACCTATGGTATTGTTATGGGACTTGCAGCATCGGTAGGTTCTATCATTCCGTTATTCCAAATAGACGGAGCATTTGACCAACCCTCTTTTCCTATCATCCTGTTGGGTGTGGCGTTGCTATTAGTGGGGGTAGCCATTACGGCAGTTGCCGGAGTTCAAAGAGACAAACTGCACAGCAATTCGTCAACAACAAGTAAATCTATAAAAGTTGGTGTATTAATAGCTGTAGCTTCAGGGGTTTTGTCCGCCTTTCTTAATATTGGCTTTTCAAACGCCGCCCCTGTCGCAGCCGTTGCCGTAAACGAATACGCAATAGATACCCAAGATGCCAGCTTGGCCTCATGGGTAGTGGTCTTATTGGGCGCTTTTGCCATGAACGGAGGATACGCTCTTTACCTTTTCATAAAAAACAAATCATGGAATGCCTTTGCAATTCCTAATAAAGGAAAAGCTTTGAGGTGGGCCGTTGTGGCTGGTATTTTCTGGTTTGCGGCACTTGGCGTTTACGGTCAAGGAGCTGCTCTTATGGGCAATTTAGGTCCGGTTGTAGGCTGGCCCATACTTTTAGGGCTCGCTTTGATCATTAGTAATATTTGGGGCTATCGGGAAGGTGAATGGAAAAATGCCCAAAAGCCTTTTAAAATTTTACTGGGGGGCTTGGCCGTACTGATTTTTGCTATTTGTATTTTAGGATACGCCAATTATTAA
- a CDS encoding mandelate racemase/muconate lactonizing enzyme family protein has product MKIKKIEPFVITHTLDTPFYFSQWQYDTRKICIVKITLEDGTYGWGEGYGPAAVIKAGIDFFTPFILEKNALENETLWQEMYRRSMDYARSGALQAAISAIDVALWDIKGKLLNQPVSVLLGGIKNPIIEPYATGLYFTRSENLEELLVEEALLYKSQGFKATKMKVGLGIQQDLKYIAAIRKAIGPDMRLMIDSNHAYCYKEAIELARKSEQYDISWFEEPVSPEDYDGYRRLRENTTVPIAGGECEYLKFGFKRLFDNDAVDIAQPDICATGGLTETKRITTLAQAYNKDVVPHTWGTWIAISAAVHLVANLDKNPGRMYNDLPTMELDRTENALRDEVTLQNIKIENGHLEVPRTPGLGVDVDMDKLECYLDNEIHKDGATKIRS; this is encoded by the coding sequence ATGAAAATCAAGAAAATAGAGCCTTTTGTTATCACACATACTCTTGATACACCCTTCTATTTTTCCCAATGGCAATATGATACTAGGAAGATTTGTATCGTAAAAATAACCTTGGAAGATGGCACTTACGGATGGGGAGAAGGTTACGGTCCTGCAGCGGTAATTAAAGCCGGTATTGACTTTTTCACACCTTTTATATTGGAGAAAAATGCATTGGAAAATGAGACTCTTTGGCAGGAAATGTACAGAAGGTCCATGGACTATGCTCGTAGTGGAGCACTCCAAGCAGCGATTAGTGCGATAGATGTAGCGCTCTGGGATATTAAAGGAAAGCTTTTAAATCAACCGGTTTCTGTATTATTGGGAGGTATCAAAAACCCGATTATCGAACCATATGCCACAGGACTGTATTTTACCCGAAGTGAGAATCTTGAGGAACTTTTGGTGGAAGAGGCTTTGTTGTATAAATCGCAAGGGTTCAAAGCAACAAAAATGAAAGTTGGCCTAGGCATTCAGCAAGACTTAAAATATATAGCCGCCATACGAAAGGCCATTGGTCCCGATATGCGGTTAATGATAGATTCCAACCATGCCTATTGTTATAAAGAGGCTATTGAACTGGCCAGGAAATCTGAACAATATGACATCTCCTGGTTTGAGGAACCTGTTTCTCCAGAAGATTATGACGGTTACCGGAGACTTAGAGAAAACACTACCGTCCCAATTGCTGGCGGTGAATGCGAGTATCTGAAATTCGGTTTTAAACGTCTTTTTGATAATGATGCCGTAGATATAGCGCAACCTGATATTTGCGCTACCGGAGGATTAACGGAGACCAAAAGAATTACAACATTGGCACAGGCTTATAACAAAGATGTGGTACCCCATACTTGGGGCACTTGGATTGCCATAAGTGCTGCCGTGCACCTAGTAGCCAATTTGGACAAGAACCCTGGTAGAATGTACAACGACCTTCCAACAATGGAACTTGACAGGACTGAAAATGCTTTGCGCGACGAGGTAACCCTGCAAAATATCAAAATTGAAAATGGACATTTAGAAGTACCCCGCACACCAGGTTTAGGGGTAGATGTTGACATGGACAAATTAGAATGTTATTTAGATAATGAAATACATAAAGATGGAGCAACTAAAATTCGGTCATAA
- a CDS encoding aldehyde dehydrogenase family protein → MKYIKMEQLKFGHKKLYINGELVEASDKKTFEVICPADEKPTATIAWASAADTERALKSAQEGFKSWSVLPLEERLSWISKLRNKIIENSDLLRESIMHEMGKTWEGSEEDLTSITNSLQYYSEEIIKRSDIPLEDKEGTHEHHFVSQPLGVAVAFLAYNFPLLNLGFKLGPALAAGSSIILKPSEFSPLSAYIIGELCAEINFPKGVITVLCGDVKEVGVPLCESTIPRLITMIGSTETAQKLIAQSAKTSIKRYSMECGGNAPFIVCEDADLELAVNIGTALKIGNSGQICVAPNRFFVHESLIEDFTTGMVEKFKATKLGFGRENKPDMGPLTNKQSVVKVKDIVQQAVQQGGQLRYGGKAVDGPGFYFELTVITFKENDSEILQHEIFGPVALIVPFKTKEEVIDLANNTDAGLASYVFSKNNDTLEFFANRLEFGEVQLNGVKYDIYLPHGGVKNSGIGVDCSTYALDDYLAKKRVTKALQLQ, encoded by the coding sequence ATGAAATACATAAAGATGGAGCAACTAAAATTCGGTCATAAAAAGCTTTATATAAATGGAGAGCTTGTTGAAGCCTCTGATAAAAAAACCTTTGAAGTTATCTGTCCAGCAGATGAAAAACCCACTGCGACTATTGCTTGGGCAAGTGCAGCCGATACGGAAAGAGCTTTAAAAAGTGCTCAGGAAGGCTTCAAAAGTTGGTCAGTACTTCCTCTTGAGGAGCGCTTAAGCTGGATTAGTAAGCTTCGAAATAAAATCATTGAAAATAGCGATTTATTGCGTGAAAGTATCATGCATGAAATGGGTAAAACTTGGGAAGGCTCCGAAGAAGACCTGACCAGTATTACCAACTCATTACAATACTATTCAGAAGAGATTATAAAACGTTCAGATATTCCTTTAGAGGATAAAGAAGGGACTCACGAACACCATTTTGTATCACAACCTTTGGGCGTTGCCGTTGCCTTTTTGGCATATAACTTCCCTCTTTTAAACCTTGGTTTTAAACTAGGTCCTGCTTTGGCTGCCGGCTCTAGCATCATTTTAAAGCCTTCTGAATTTTCTCCTTTATCAGCTTATATTATTGGTGAGTTGTGTGCCGAAATTAATTTCCCAAAGGGAGTCATAACCGTGCTTTGCGGAGATGTAAAAGAGGTTGGGGTTCCGCTTTGCGAGAGTACAATTCCAAGGTTGATTACCATGATCGGTTCTACGGAAACTGCACAGAAACTTATCGCACAAAGTGCAAAAACATCCATAAAAAGATACAGTATGGAGTGCGGCGGAAATGCTCCTTTCATCGTTTGTGAAGATGCAGACCTAGAATTGGCCGTAAACATAGGAACAGCACTAAAAATTGGAAACAGCGGACAAATTTGCGTAGCTCCAAACCGCTTTTTTGTTCACGAATCACTCATTGAAGATTTTACCACTGGAATGGTAGAAAAATTCAAAGCCACCAAATTAGGTTTCGGTCGTGAGAATAAGCCGGATATGGGTCCATTGACCAATAAACAATCGGTTGTAAAAGTTAAAGATATAGTGCAACAAGCCGTTCAACAAGGCGGGCAACTACGTTACGGAGGCAAGGCTGTAGATGGTCCCGGCTTTTATTTTGAACTAACGGTAATCACCTTTAAAGAAAATGATTCTGAAATCCTTCAACATGAGATTTTTGGTCCTGTTGCACTTATTGTTCCATTTAAAACAAAAGAAGAAGTAATTGATCTGGCCAATAATACGGATGCCGGGCTAGCTTCTTACGTTTTTTCTAAAAATAATGACACTTTGGAATTCTTTGCGAACCGCCTAGAATTCGGTGAAGTTCAGCTTAATGGAGTGAAATATGACATATACCTGCCGCACGGTGGAGTGAAAAATAGTGGTATTGGCGTAGATTGCTCTACATATGCGCTAGATGATTATCTTGCGAAAAAAAGAGTAACCAAAGCCTTACAACTTCAATGA
- a CDS encoding 2-dehydro-3-deoxygalactonokinase, with translation MKLPEKFISCDWGTTNFRLRLIDTESLKILSEHSTDMGIKKCFQEFNAQSKLTQDQFFTEYLKNQIKILDSAISNDSCIVASGMLSSSIGMHELDYANMPLAFNGKGVISKYISFDDMPDLLLVSGAKTNADVMRGEEIQAIGLSVELSKYDKGVLLLPGTHCKHITFEAGVFKDFTTYMTGELFDTISKHTILSASLHPTAWDVSFQDMFLKGVKKGLSEQQMQSLFSIRANTLINQVSGEQNFYFLSGLMIGGELASLKDKNETIFLAASGIHGVLYKLALESFLPAEQIVCFEEQILEKALLTGQQQILRTYAE, from the coding sequence ATGAAATTACCAGAAAAATTTATTAGTTGCGACTGGGGCACAACCAATTTTAGACTGCGCTTAATAGACACTGAATCCCTCAAAATCCTATCGGAACACTCGACGGATATGGGCATTAAAAAATGTTTTCAGGAGTTTAACGCGCAATCAAAATTAACCCAGGATCAGTTTTTTACCGAATATTTAAAAAACCAGATTAAAATATTGGACAGTGCCATAAGTAATGACTCTTGCATTGTTGCATCCGGAATGCTTTCGTCCTCTATTGGCATGCATGAATTGGATTACGCAAACATGCCTTTAGCCTTTAATGGAAAGGGGGTAATTAGCAAATATATTTCTTTTGATGATATGCCTGATCTATTGTTAGTTTCCGGAGCCAAAACCAATGCAGATGTTATGCGAGGCGAAGAAATTCAGGCTATCGGGTTGTCTGTGGAACTTTCAAAATATGATAAGGGTGTTTTGTTACTGCCTGGCACACATTGTAAACACATAACCTTTGAAGCAGGTGTTTTTAAAGATTTCACCACATACATGACCGGTGAACTTTTTGACACTATTAGCAAGCACACGATTCTATCCGCTTCTTTACACCCAACTGCATGGGATGTATCTTTTCAGGATATGTTCCTAAAAGGAGTTAAAAAAGGACTATCGGAACAACAGATGCAATCTTTGTTTTCAATTAGAGCGAACACCTTGATCAACCAAGTTTCTGGTGAACAAAACTTTTATTTTTTATCCGGCCTAATGATTGGCGGGGAACTAGCCAGTTTAAAAGATAAAAATGAAACTATTTTCCTAGCAGCAAGCGGTATCCATGGTGTACTCTACAAGTTAGCCCTTGAATCATTTTTACCAGCAGAACAAATTGTTTGCTTTGAGGAGCAAATATTAGAAAAAGCATTACTAACAGGACAACAACAAATATTACGGACTTATGCAGAATAA
- a CDS encoding bifunctional 4-hydroxy-2-oxoglutarate aldolase/2-dehydro-3-deoxy-phosphogluconate aldolase: MQNNSFSWDKYNQNPIVGILRGLTTEEVLKIIPSYIKTGFYTIEITMNSPQVAKTITTLAKEYPELNVGAGTVCTMEDLKVALDAGSQFIVTPIIDEEVIKHCVANEVPIFPGAYTPTEIHKAWSWGASAVKVFPATQLGVQYIKDVLAPLNEIKLLPTGGVSVDNIKSFFEAGAVGAGLASALFDKKMIREENYADLEKHFAKMKNEIKDFIKE, translated from the coding sequence ATGCAGAATAATTCATTTTCATGGGATAAATACAATCAGAACCCAATAGTAGGAATCTTAAGAGGGCTCACAACGGAAGAGGTTCTTAAAATCATTCCGTCATATATAAAGACCGGCTTCTATACTATTGAAATTACCATGAACTCCCCACAGGTTGCTAAAACCATTACAACTTTAGCCAAAGAGTACCCGGAGCTTAATGTAGGAGCAGGAACGGTTTGTACTATGGAAGATTTAAAAGTGGCTTTAGATGCCGGCTCTCAATTTATTGTAACCCCTATTATTGACGAAGAAGTCATTAAACATTGCGTGGCAAATGAAGTTCCTATTTTTCCAGGAGCATATACACCTACTGAAATCCACAAAGCATGGTCTTGGGGCGCTTCTGCCGTAAAAGTATTTCCTGCAACGCAGTTGGGCGTTCAATACATAAAAGACGTTTTGGCACCACTTAATGAAATAAAACTTTTACCTACCGGCGGTGTTTCCGTAGACAATATAAAATCATTTTTTGAAGCAGGGGCTGTTGGTGCCGGTTTGGCAAGTGCACTTTTCGATAAAAAGATGATTCGTGAAGAAAACTATGCCGATTTGGAAAAGCATTTTGCCAAAATGAAAAATGAGATCAAAGATTTTATTAAAGAATAA
- a CDS encoding arylsulfatase → MKNVTVKFKQTKDTTIFFTFFLLTLLCSTTFLSAQNRPNVLIMLTDDQGYGDLGSHGNPYLKTPHIEEIGKQGLEMTHFFSYPNCSATRAAILTGRYPYRTGVTGVTQVDHFMNTSEETLAEILAKNGYRTGIFGKWHLGDNAPMRPTDQGFQEALVHKGGGIGQAAGPAGNTYFDPILEHNNESKKYKGYCDDIFTDAALDFISKKSDQPFFTYLATNLPHFPLEVPNEKVDPYRKIGLHEDNARTYGMIDNIDANVGRVLKRLKKLGIADNTLVIFLSDNGPRHRRTKNDVYPGRWVSNLRGTKTSVYECGIRVPFFVQWPKKIEKSQQKSTMGAVIDVLPTILDVCKIEAPQHIKLDGKSLLPLWKNEKTDFGDREMHYGPTVFKYMHFAVRTQKYKLVSPHDDPHHILYQPKDEELKEVLANLELYDVENDPSERINIAKNHPEIVENLLARYENWFDEVTEERDSKGIQRIYLGNAIQRSTNLSQFD, encoded by the coding sequence ATGAAGAATGTTACAGTAAAATTTAAGCAGACCAAAGATACCACCATTTTCTTTACGTTTTTTCTACTTACACTTCTTTGCAGCACCACTTTTCTTTCGGCACAAAACCGTCCTAACGTTTTGATCATGCTTACGGATGATCAAGGTTATGGCGACTTAGGTTCTCATGGTAATCCCTATTTAAAAACTCCTCATATTGAAGAGATAGGGAAACAAGGGCTCGAAATGACCCATTTTTTTTCGTACCCCAACTGTTCCGCCACTAGAGCTGCAATTTTAACGGGCCGTTACCCGTACCGCACAGGAGTTACGGGTGTTACCCAAGTAGACCACTTTATGAATACTTCGGAAGAAACCCTAGCGGAAATTTTAGCTAAGAACGGCTATCGCACGGGAATATTCGGTAAATGGCATTTGGGTGATAATGCTCCTATGCGACCAACAGACCAAGGGTTTCAAGAAGCTTTGGTACATAAAGGAGGTGGCATTGGTCAAGCTGCAGGCCCCGCCGGAAACACGTATTTTGACCCCATCCTTGAACACAATAATGAATCTAAAAAATACAAAGGTTATTGTGATGATATCTTTACCGATGCTGCTCTGGATTTTATCAGCAAAAAAAGTGACCAACCGTTTTTCACGTACCTAGCTACCAACCTACCGCATTTTCCACTGGAAGTTCCAAATGAAAAAGTAGACCCGTATAGAAAAATAGGCCTGCATGAAGATAATGCGCGTACCTACGGCATGATCGATAATATTGATGCCAATGTAGGGCGTGTTTTAAAGCGATTAAAAAAATTAGGCATCGCAGATAACACACTTGTTATTTTTCTTTCGGACAATGGTCCACGACACCGTCGTACTAAAAATGATGTTTATCCGGGTAGATGGGTATCTAATTTAAGAGGTACAAAGACCAGTGTGTACGAATGTGGAATACGCGTACCTTTCTTTGTTCAATGGCCAAAAAAGATTGAAAAATCACAACAGAAAAGTACTATGGGTGCAGTCATAGACGTGTTACCGACCATACTGGACGTCTGTAAAATTGAGGCACCTCAACATATTAAATTAGATGGCAAATCTCTTCTTCCTCTATGGAAAAATGAAAAAACAGACTTTGGAGATAGGGAAATGCATTACGGCCCAACTGTCTTTAAATACATGCATTTTGCCGTTCGTACCCAGAAGTATAAATTGGTAAGCCCGCATGATGACCCGCACCATATTCTCTATCAACCTAAAGACGAAGAACTAAAAGAAGTACTGGCCAACCTTGAATTATATGATGTTGAGAACGACCCAAGCGAACGTATAAATATAGCCAAGAATCACCCTGAAATTGTAGAGAACCTTCTAGCCCGTTATGAAAACTGGTTTGACGAAGTTACCGAAGAAAGAGACTCCAAAGGAATACAACGCATCTATCTTGGTAACGCCATACAACGTTCCACAAATTTATCTCAGTTTGATTGA
- a CDS encoding glycoside hydrolase family 127 protein — MKKLSFILCIFLTLLSCKQNTTDQHQSSEGTNTKDYAANLDSGKGIINNTNSPHVKLKSIDIGDCKWTEGFWAEKWKVAEETMIPHMGEILKGDIGHGYNNFKIAAGLKEGEHKGFWWHDGDFYKWMEAKMYIYGVNKDEKIVEEIDEIIDVIAQAQQNDGYLSTPAIIREDIEPFTNRRYHELYNSGHLLTSACIHYRLTGKTNFLDIAVKHADYLYKLFSPKPDHLKRFGFNQTQIMGLVELYRTTKDKRYLELAEQFINMRGTYKIEDDETTKGYPIGDMVQERVPLREETEAVGHAVLALYYYAGAADVYAETGEKELIDALERLWDNVTNKKMYITGAIGQTHYGRSSRLDKIEEGFIDEYMMPNMTAYNETCANICNSMFNYRMLTLTGDAKHGDIMELVLHNSGLSGISLEGKDYYYSNPLRKIEGALDYEKMNVEFPERQPYLKCFCCPPNLVRTIAKSPGWAYSKSENGIAVNLYGGNELNTTLLDGSTIKLTQKTDYPWNGAVKITVNECKADAFEVLLRIPSWAKGTKIKVNGTLVDNVQSGTFVKIERKWTAGDEITVDMPMETKFIEGHPRIEEVRNQVALKRGPVVYCIESADLPENTDITNVYLSSNKKLKPTSRPDFLGGVTTLEGEILLRQDKLGEMYQEVSEPEFQSFKTNFIPYYAWSNRGQGEMTVFLPVIWN; from the coding sequence ATGAAAAAACTCAGCTTCATCCTTTGCATTTTTCTCACCTTGCTTTCCTGCAAGCAAAATACAACTGATCAACATCAATCTTCAGAGGGAACGAATACCAAGGACTACGCCGCCAATTTGGATTCAGGAAAAGGCATTATTAACAATACAAATAGTCCGCATGTAAAACTAAAAAGTATTGACATTGGCGATTGTAAATGGACAGAAGGTTTCTGGGCCGAAAAATGGAAAGTTGCCGAAGAAACCATGATTCCGCATATGGGCGAAATCCTAAAAGGAGACATAGGCCACGGTTACAATAACTTTAAAATCGCTGCTGGATTAAAAGAAGGGGAACACAAAGGATTTTGGTGGCATGATGGCGATTTCTACAAGTGGATGGAAGCCAAAATGTATATCTACGGTGTAAATAAAGATGAAAAAATTGTAGAGGAAATAGATGAAATAATAGACGTCATAGCTCAAGCTCAGCAAAATGACGGGTACCTTTCTACTCCAGCAATTATTCGCGAGGATATTGAACCTTTTACCAATAGACGATATCACGAGCTGTACAATAGTGGCCACCTACTTACTAGTGCCTGTATTCATTATCGTCTCACTGGCAAAACAAATTTTCTAGATATTGCAGTAAAACACGCTGATTACCTCTACAAACTTTTTTCACCAAAGCCGGACCACTTGAAACGATTTGGCTTTAACCAAACTCAGATTATGGGCTTGGTTGAATTGTACCGCACCACAAAAGACAAGCGATATCTAGAACTAGCGGAACAATTCATAAACATGAGAGGTACGTACAAAATTGAAGATGATGAGACTACCAAGGGCTACCCTATTGGTGATATGGTCCAGGAGCGTGTTCCTCTTCGTGAAGAAACCGAAGCCGTGGGCCATGCAGTATTGGCACTATACTATTATGCCGGTGCTGCCGATGTGTATGCCGAAACCGGAGAAAAAGAACTAATTGATGCGTTGGAAAGATTATGGGACAACGTGACCAACAAGAAAATGTACATCACAGGAGCAATTGGTCAAACTCATTACGGACGTTCTTCTCGCCTGGATAAGATTGAAGAAGGTTTTATTGATGAATATATGATGCCCAATATGACGGCCTACAATGAAACTTGTGCCAACATCTGTAATTCCATGTTCAATTACCGTATGCTTACCTTAACCGGAGATGCCAAACACGGTGATATTATGGAGCTTGTGTTGCATAATAGTGGACTCTCGGGCATCAGTCTTGAAGGAAAAGACTATTATTATTCCAACCCACTACGTAAAATTGAGGGAGCGCTTGATTATGAAAAAATGAACGTTGAGTTTCCTGAAAGACAACCCTATCTTAAATGCTTTTGTTGCCCACCGAACTTAGTACGTACCATTGCAAAATCTCCTGGATGGGCCTATAGTAAATCCGAAAACGGAATTGCCGTTAACCTATACGGTGGAAATGAATTGAATACTACATTATTGGATGGTTCAACTATAAAATTGACCCAAAAGACAGATTACCCATGGAACGGTGCGGTAAAAATAACGGTCAATGAATGTAAAGCTGACGCCTTTGAAGTTCTTCTTCGCATTCCTAGTTGGGCTAAAGGAACTAAAATTAAAGTCAATGGGACTTTGGTGGACAATGTGCAATCAGGGACTTTCGTCAAAATCGAAAGAAAATGGACGGCCGGTGACGAAATTACTGTTGATATGCCCATGGAGACCAAGTTCATAGAAGGACACCCTCGCATTGAAGAAGTCCGTAACCAAGTAGCCCTAAAAAGAGGCCCGGTTGTGTACTGTATAGAATCAGCAGATTTACCCGAAAATACAGATATCACCAATGTTTATCTTTCTTCCAATAAAAAACTAAAACCTACCTCTAGACCTGATTTTCTGGGTGGTGTTACTACTCTAGAAGGAGAGATACTTTTACGTCAGGACAAGTTGGGAGAAATGTATCAAGAAGTAAGCGAACCAGAATTCCAATCCTTTAAAACCAATTTTATACCTTACTACGCTTGGAGCAATAGAGGCCAAGGAGAAATGACGGTTTTCTTACCTGTAATCTGGAATTAG